The following coding sequences lie in one Glycine max cultivar Williams 82 chromosome 19, Glycine_max_v4.0, whole genome shotgun sequence genomic window:
- the LOC100779559 gene encoding ultraviolet-B receptor UVR8, with protein MDSHSHIIAWGSGEDGQLGIGSNEEKEWVCLVKALQPHRIRSVVAGSRNSLAIADDGKLFTWGWNQRATLGHPAETKSENKTENTPSQVKALSSVKIVQAAIGGWHCLAVDDQGRAYAWGGNEYGQCGEEPERKDGTGRPLRRDIEIPQRCAPKLVVRQVAAGGTHSVVLTREGHVWTWGQPWPPGDIKQISVPVRVQGLENVRLIAVGAFHNLALQEDGTLWAWGNNEYGQLGTGDTQPRSQPIRVQGLSDLTLVDIAAGGWHSTALTDEGEVYGWGRGEHGRLGFGDSDKSSKMVPQKVQLLAGEDIVQVSCGGTHSVALTRDGHMFSFGRGDHGRLGYGRKVTTGQPMEVPIDLPPPQDPSGTATEGHWIAKLVACGGRHTLAIVEWKSNES; from the exons ATGGATTCTCACTCACACATCATTGCTtg GGGCTCTGGTGAAGATGGTCAGCTAGGAATCGGAAGCAACGAAGAGAAAGAATGGGTCTGCCTCGTCAAAGCCCTCCAGCCCCACCGTATTCGCTCCGTCGTCGCCGGCAGCAGAAACTCCCTCGCCATCGCTGACGACGGCAAA TTGTTCACTTGGGGTTGGAACCAAAGGGCCACACTTGGGCACCCTGCTGAGACCAAGTCTGAGAACAAGACTGAGAACACTCCCAGCCAGGTCAAGGCTCTTTCCAGTGTTAAAATTGTTCAg GCGGCTATTGGGGGGTGGCACTGTTTGGCCGTTGATGATCAGGGCAGAGCTTATGCTTGGG GTGGAAATGAATACGGGCAGTGTGGCGAAGAACCCGAGCGCAAGGATGGCACTGGTAGACCTTTAAGGAGAGATATAGAGATCCCTCAGCGCTGTGCTCCTAAGCTTGTTGTTCGGCAG GTTGCTGCAGGAGGAACTCACTCAGTGGTACTTACACGAGAAGGGCATGTTTGGACATGGGGTCAGCCATGGCCGCCTGGTGAcat AAAACAGATTTCAGTCCCTGTTCGGGTTCAAGGTCTTGAAAATGTGAGGCTCATTGCTGTTGGAGCATTTCATAATTTGGCTCTTCAAGAGGATGGAACTTTATGGGCATGGGGTAATAATGAATATGGACAACTTGGAACTGGAGATACTCAGCCTAGATCACAACCTATTCGTGTTCAAGGACTTTCTGATCTTACCTTG GTAGATATTGCAGCTGGTGGATGGCATTCTACTGCATTGACAGATGAAGGAGAg GTATATGGCTGGGGAAGGGGGGAGCATGGCAGGCTTGGATTTGGTGATAGTGACAAGAGCAGTAAAATGGTACCCCAGAAGGTTCAACTTTTAGCTGGAGAAGATATTGTTCAG GTGTCCTGTGGAGGTACTCACTCAGTTGCATTAACCCGGGACGGGCACATGTTTTCT TTTGGTAGAGGTGACCATGGACGTCTTGGATATGGTAGGAAAGTCACCACTGGTCAACCAATGGAGGTACCTATAGACCTCCCTCCCCCACAGGATCCCAGTGGCACTGCAACTGAGGGACATTGGATAGCTAAACTAGTTGCTTGTGGTGGCCGGCATACCCTGGCAATAGTAGAATGGAAATCAAATGAATCTTAA
- the LOC100782252 gene encoding uncharacterized protein DDB_G0275933 isoform X2, whose product MGYIQDARQNHVKKKVEEALRSKMKQKALKECDHYTAKYAECALGRTLSVVWRCRQQAQELNDCLHQLPSCFGVESGGTENSISFLCHMSLTKHQ is encoded by the exons ATGGGTTACATTCAAGACGCACGCCAGAATCACGTTAAGAAGAAAGTTGAAGAAG CTTTGCGCAGCAAAATGAAGCAGAAGGCGCTGAAAGAGTGTGATCATTACACGGCAAAGTATGCTGAATGTGCTTTAGGGAGAACACTTTCAGTTGTGTGGCGCTGTCGCCAACAAGCACAAGAGTTGAATGATTGTCTTCACCAATT GCCCTCATGTTTTGGGGTAGAGAGCGGAGGAACTGAGAACTCCATATCCTTTTTGTGTCATATGTCTCTGACCAAG